In Colletotrichum higginsianum IMI 349063 chromosome 3, whole genome shotgun sequence, a genomic segment contains:
- a CDS encoding Poly rna polymerase cid13 produces MQNSPARPSLGQSSGSHTNGLEDHLRNLILTNGTPGNGPAHFPDTPRTTAPIVGDGSMSGSDGFLSQDPAGVATSVNGKPPASPKVARKRPNQAQRRQMNAQLSIPIDPRPSPPTQHGRPFSASPNNPSHNPGFYPNRGRYQHHPGPHHGPHHGPGQVVGPYSHGQPHSPRQNGHHPSVHSDASRNHHDQHPNGRHDNGAPRYPRNTHGTLYSPRGQHHQVRPEELENQAAYLEGLCNTLVAGAEIERGEIAEKEAFRTKIEQVCRAAITEYEVTQNSLVNFPSPSVQLKCFGSLSSGFATKASDMDLGLVSPLSLPQPDAAGSPIPRLIEKAFLELGLGARLLTRTRVPIIKLCEKPPEKLLVDLLEEREKWEKGIVDNDHADAADEDENAEMEYLVKEGTGDPTDDLSGQKADRSLPTGSSNEPALPAIRQPENQSLSAYYNVAKRILRKMGGRDITLSNCRELVEEDYIMLNKVCEAFLKGLRDPELKRRLSDYLSLSFKPLPNGPNYRSLAGVFAQMEGERIVMLCESDSAIGSVEDAEESARMLIVSWKNLQNQPHFGIEPLAYTKQLQLHLEKLKKLPTAQLLTLEQNQHEAATGYHARTLKILSNLRPRNDSDAEAAKQFIIDKYTAGVWPSTVRAQVREFVDSTNGALSLVAVARRHKSLQLALELEKAVEHRLYDTSLESDIRKYISILRGPMRESIVHDPQYDYVVPVTKHNIETIKRMRGLRDPAKMAVNQPRDPYKDKLEFPKSGVGVQCDINFAAHLALHNTLLLRCYSHSDPRVRPLVLFIKHWAKVRGINTPYRGTLSSYGYVLMMLHYLVNVVQPFVCPNLQALGPPPPPEGMLPTGLDETIMCRGHFVGFWRDEAEILRLAQMNQLNGNRDSLGQLLRGFFEYYAQNGSMSTYPGRGYDWGRDVLSIRTPGGLLSKTDKGWTGAKTVIEYRPNAAVNSPSTDTPPPAPHMALKSSADPTATTEGATGHEVASPGLGKAATNSAATHKNGEVKEVRHRYLFAIEDPFELDHNVARTVTHNGIVAIRDEFRRAWRIIKAAGLGNFNEELLQDVAAVKEEGEKSTYLQLLDEIHGWELFE; encoded by the coding sequence ATGCAAAATAGCCCGGCGAGACCCAGCCTTGGCCAGTCCAGCGGTTCTCATACCAACGGCCTTGAGGACCACCTACGAAACCTGATTCTCACAAACGGAACCCCAGGAAATGGCCCAGCTCACTTTCCCGACACCCCGCGGACGACCGCGCCTATCGTTGGCGATGGCTCTATGAGTGGCTCGGATGGCTTTCTCTCCCAAGATCCAGCTGGTGTTGCAACATCCGTCAATGGCAAGCCTCCGGCCTCACCCAAGGTTGCCAGAAAGCGCCCAAACCAGGCCCAAAGGCGCCAGATGAACGCCCAGCTGTCCATTCCGATCGATCCTCGCCCGTCGCCACCCACGCAACATGGACGCCCATTCTCAGCATCTCCTAACAATCCCTCCCACAATCCTGGTTTCTATCCCAACAGAGGCAGGTACCAACATCATCCTGGCCCCCATCATGGTCCCCATCATGGTCCCGGGCAAGTGGTCGGCCCCTACAGCCATGGCCAACCTCACTCGCCCAGACAAAATGGACATCACCCTTCCGTACATTCTGACGCATCCCGGAACCATCACGATCAGCACCCGAATGGTCGGCATGACAATGGTGCGCCGCGCTATCCGCGGAACACCCATGGCACGCTCTACAGTCCTCGTGGTCAACACCACCAGGTGCGGCCTGAAGAGTTGGAGAACCAAGCGGCCTACCTTGAGGGACTTTGCAACACGCTTGTGGCTGGCGCCGAGATTGAGCGAGGTGAGATTGCCGAAAAGGAGGCCTTCCGCACCAAGATTGAGCAGGTCTGTCGTGCTGCAATCACCGAGTATGAGGTTACTCAAAATAGCCTTGTCAACTTCCCTTCGCCATCTGTGCAACTGAAATGCTTTGGAAGTCTGTCTTCAGGCTTTGCGACCAAGGCATCGGACATGGATCTCGGTTTGGTTTCCCCCCTTTCACTGCCTCAGCCGGATGCTGCGGGCTCTCCCATCCCCCGACTCATCGAGAAAGCGTTCCTTGAACTTGGCCTCGGTGCTCGCCTCCTCACTCGAACAAGAGTCCCCATCATCAAGCTTTGCGAGAAACCACCCGAAAAGTTGCTAGTGGATTTGCTAGAAGAGCGCGAGAAGTGGGAAAAGGGCATCGTGGACAACGACCACGCAGACGCCGcggacgaagacgagaaTGCCGAAATGGAGTATCTTGTAAAGGAAGGAACCGGTGACCCGACAGACGATCTTTCTGGCCAGAAGGCTGATCGTTCCTTGCCCACTGGTTCTTCGAACGAGCCTGCGCTGCCGGCCATTCGCCAGCCCGAGAACCAGTCACTTTCCGCTTACTATAATGTGGCAAAGCGGATTCTAAGGAAGATGGGAGGTCGGGATATCACACTTTCCAACTGCCgagagcttgtcgaggaggacTACATCATGCTCAACAAGGTCTGTGAAGCCTTTCTCAAGGGCCTTCGTGACCCCGAGCTGAAGCGCAGACTCTCGGACTACCTCTCCCTGTCGTTTAAGCCGCTTCCGAATGGTCCGAACTACCGATCTCTGGCTGGTGTCTTCGCGCAGATGGAAGGAGAAAGAATCGTCATGCTGTGCGAATCAGACTCCGCCATTGGAagcgtcgaggacgccgaggagtcAGCCCGGATGTTGATTGTATCTTGGAAGAACCTTCAGAACCAGCCTCATTTCGGAATCGAGCCCCTCGCGTACACGAAGCAACTCCAGCTACACCTTGAGAAACTTAAAAAGCTCCCTACTGCGCAGCTTCTCACCCTCGAGCAGAATCAGCATGAGGCCGCCACCGGGTACCACGCGAGGACTCTGAAGATCCTGTCAAACCTCCGGCCCCGCAACGACAGCGATGCAGAGGCTGCAAAACAGTTCATCATCGACAAATACACTGCTGGCGTCTGGCCCAGCACCGTCCGTGCTCAGGTCCGCGAGTTCGTCGACAGCACCAACGGAGCACTCAGTCTTGTCGCCGTTGCGCGTCGTCACAAGAGCCTAcagctcgccctcgagctAGAGAAGGCCGTAGAACACCGACTGTACGACACGAGTCTCGAGAGTGACATAAGAAAATACATTTCGATTCTTCGGGGTCCCATGCGGGAGAGCATTGTTCATGACCCTCAGTACGACTACGTCGTCCCTGTTACGAAGCACAATATAGAGACCATCAAGCGCATGCGAGGCCTCAGGGACCCGGCCAAGATGGCTGTCAACCAGCCACGCGACCCCTACAAGGACAAGCTCGAGTTCCCCAAGAGCGGTGTCGGCGTTCAGTGCGATATCAACTTCGCCGCCCACCTCGCGCTGCACAATACCCTCTTACTGCGCTGCTACTCCCACAGCGACCCCCGTGTCCGGCCCCTGGTTCTGTTCATCAAACATTGGGCCAAGGTCCGTGGCATCAACACGCCTTATCGCGGGACACTCAGCAGTTACGGTTACGTCTTGATGATGTTGCACTacctcgtcaacgtcgtccAGCCCTTTGTCTGCCCGAACCTCCAAGCTCTTGGACCCCCACCACCGCCCGAGGGTATGTTGCCCACCGGTCTCGATGAGACTATCATGTGTCGGGGCCACTTCGTCGGCTTCTGGCGTGACGAGGCAGAGATTTTGCGTCTGGCCCAGATGAACCAGCTCAACGGGAATCGTGACtccctcggccagcttctccgCGGCTTCTTCGAGTACTACGCGCAGAACGGCTCCATGAGCACTTATCCGGGCCGAGGCTATGACTGGGGACGCGACGTCCTCAGCATCCGCACTCCCGGCGGCTTGCTCTCCAAGACGGATAAGGGCTGGACGGGCGCGAAGACGGTCATCGAGTACCGTCCAAACGCCGCCGTGAACTCCCCGAGCACCGACACTCCGCCTCCCGCGCCGCACATGGCTCTGAAATCGTCCGCTGACCCGACCGCAACGACGGAAGGCGCCACCGGCCACGAGGTCGCATCGCCCGGCCTCGGCAAGGCCGCTACGAATTCGGCGGCAACGCATAAGAATggcgaggtcaaggaggTGCGACACCGCTACCTCTTCGCCATCGAGGACCCCTTCGAGCTCGACCACAACGTCGCCCGCACCGTTACACacaacggcatcgtcgccatccgcGACGAGTTCCGGCGTGCGTGGCGCATCATCAAAGCCGCGGGATTGGGCAATTTCAACGAAGAGTTGCTCCAGGACGTAGCTGctgtcaaggaggagggtgagAAGAGCACCTATCTACAGCTGCTGGATGAGATTCATGGATGGGAACTGTTTGAGTAG
- a CDS encoding Ribose-phosphate diphosphokinase has protein sequence MRGTLIFAGSSCPALTTQICENLGMAPAEAELTQFSNGETSVRILTSVREKDVFVVQSGSARVNDTIMELLIMISACNGGSANNITAVLPYFPYSRQSKKKSHRGAITARMLANLLGVAGVKHVITVDLHASQMQGFFKCPVDNLHAEPLIARWIRHNVPNWKEAVVVSKNAGGTKRVKSLADALKLNFGMVTTEKNRKGNNMTSSMILHHLDNLDRQPVLESSRQPATVRPSTPPAAGRAARVRADATGSPQHTSAPRSHPRSMDDVPTTPTQSQPGDGSVDEEESDALYDDRRAQEVTHGRLVQGHIVDDDYPSPAASTVSGSVREEDPMTMSHASSFFAPEPHALGGSGDAAPESDEEDEVLKDPKVEHMITLVGDVKNRTVFIVDDMIDKPNSWIAAAETVVKKGRAKKVYCMATHGVFGGDSLEQLQKCECIDTILVTNSFPIPEDQAKRAPKLVVLDLSFLLAEAIRRNHYGESISPLYQHILD, from the exons ATGCGCGGCACTCTCATCTTCGCGGGCTCCTCCTGCCCAGCTCTCACTACTCAGATATGTGAGAACTTGGGCATGGCTCCTGCTGAGGCGGAGCTTACCCAATTTTCCAAT GGCGAGACGAGCGTGCGAATCTTGACTAGCGTCCGAGAGAAGGATGTATTTGTCGTCCAGTCTGGCAGCGCCAGGGTCAACGACACTATCATGGAGTTGTTGATCATGATCTCGGCCTGCAATGGCGGCTCAGCCAACAACATCACTG CTGTACTGCCGTACTTCCCCTACAGCCGTCAGTCAAAGAAGAAATCTCACCGCGGGGCGATCACGGCACGAATGCTTGCAAATCTTTTGGGTGTCGCTGGCGTGAAGCACGTCATCACCGTCGACCTTCACGCATCACAGATGCAAGGATTCTTCAAATGTCCCGTTGATAACCTTCACGCCGAGCCGTTGATTGCGAGATGGATCCGCCACAACGTTCCCAACTGGAAGGAGGCTGTCGTTGTGTCCAAGAATGCTGGCGGAACCAAGCGTGTGAAATCGCTTGCGGACGCGCTGAAGCTGAACTTCGGCATGGTTACTACGGAGAAGAACCGAAAGGGAAACAACATGACCTCGAGCATGATCCTCCATCATCTGGACAACCTAGACCGGCAGCCGGTGCTGGAGAGCAGTCGCCAACCCGCAACGGTGCGACCCTCTACGCCTCCTGCAGCTGGACGCGCCGCCAGGGTGAGAGCTGACGCCACTGGTTCCCCTCAGCACACCAGCGCACCGCGATCCCATCCTCGCTCCATGGATGACGTACCTACCACGCCCACGCAGTCCCAGCCCGGCGATGGCTCGGTCGATGAAGAGGAGAGCGATGCGCTTTATGACGACCGTCGCGCCCAGGAGGTCACGCACGGACGGCTGGTTCAGGGTCACATAGTAGACGACGACTATCCATCGCCGGCTGCATCGACCGTGAGCGGCAGTGTCCGGGAGGAAGATCCCATGACCATGTCCCACGCCTCATCCTTCTTCGCTCCGGAGCCTCACGCCTTGGGAGGCTCCGGAGATGCGGCCCCTgagtcggacgaggaggacgaagtcTTGAAGGACCCCAAGGTCGAGCACATGATCACCCTGGTCGGCGATGTCAAGAACAGAACTGTCTTCATCGTGGACGACATGATTGACAAGCCTAACTCGTGGATTGCCGCGGCCGAGACCGTTGTCAAGAAGGGACGTGCCAAGAAGGTTTACTGCATGGCCACGCATGGTGTTTTTGGTGGCGACAGCCTCGAGCAGTTGCAGAAATGCGAGTGTATCGACACCATCCTGGTGACCAACAGTTTCCCCATCCCCGAGGACCAGGCTAAGCGTGCTCCCAAGCTCGTCGTTCTGGATCTTTCATTTCTTCTTGCCGAGGCCATCCGTCGCAACCACTACGGCGAGTCGATTTCTCCTCTGTATCAACACATTCTGGACTAG
- a CDS encoding DNA replication initiation factor cdc45 — protein sequence MLLSAAIYFDGFLPASKSEVRLERILKVSSSLKVYRSGFPNGCPARQIASTRISLPPLFPTDAPIRDQPLIPPPPFLVAAVVDKLCQTSKYATVVRLVPGEADAYCAEDVFRNGGTILTSDSDLTIHDLKLGAVTFFRDLHIASTEEGDQLMGPKFSPSDIARRLQLPQDQGMRRFGYELSKSSRPKFAQVLENCKGDLLDPDEFRRFCIPYETLETTDWSDVPVLGGIDNPTLDARLSEVVLQCLILAYALEEDKQDACLGSIKQVFSVAKDSNLVPWDVVHLTAQVQATLYSLRILAQVLDLMYEIKAEKPVQGSKQLRELLATLPPLADYPSVSGTIALMASLKDSDVLAKVATALDLPEEALLPSKESKSKSQKKKRKKASETEPRARPEKKVSSNPFDILETE from the exons ATGCTCCTAAGTGCCGCGATCTACTTCGACGGGTTTCTACCAGCGTCAAAGTCCGAAGTTCGTTTGGAGAGGATACTCAAAGTGTCTTCATCATTGAAGGTCTACCGCTCGGGGTTTCCCAATGGATGCCCGGCGCGACAGATAGCTTCGACCCGCATTTCACTACCTCCGCTCTTCCCAACTGATGCGCCCATAAGAGACCAGCCCCtcatcccgccgccgccgttcctGGTAGCAGCTGTTGTGGACAAGCTCTGCCAGACCTCAAAGTACGCGAccgtcgtccgtctcgtACCCGGCGAAGCAGACGCGTACTGCGCCGAGGATGTCTTTCGGAATGGGGGAACCATCCTAACCTCGGACTCGGACCTGACAATTCATGATCTGAAGTTAGGCGCCGTAACATTCTTCAGGGATCTCCACATCGCTTCCACCGAGGAAGGGGACCAGCTCATGGGCCCTAAGTTCTCGCCATCAGATATTGCAAGGCGCTTGCAACTTCCCCAAGACCAAGGCATGCGAAGGTTCGGTTACGAGTTGTCCAAGTCCAGCCGACCAAAGTTCGCCCAGGTTCTTGAAAACTGCAAGGGGGACCTCTTGGATCCTGATGAGTTTCGCAGGTTCTGTATACCATACGAGACGTTGGAAACAACGGACTGGAGCGATGTGCCTGTACTTGGCGGTATCGACAACCCCACCCTCGACGCCAGGCTATCAGAGGTTGTCTTGCAATGC CTGATTCTCGCTTACGCGTTGGAGGAGGACAAGCAAGATGCATGTCTTGGCTCCATCAAGCAAGTCTTTTCTGTCGCGAAAGACTCGAATCTTGTCCCTTGGGACGTCGTCCATTTGACAGCGCAGGTCCAGGCGACCCTATACTCTCTTCGCATTTTGGCTCAGGTTCTAGACCTAATGTATGAGATAAAGGCAGAGAAGCCTGTTCAAGGCTCGAAGCAGCTGCGCGAGTTGCTGGCGACCTTGCCGCCTCTCGCGGATTATCCCTCAGTGAGCGGCACGATAGCTCTGATGGCGAGTTTGAAGGACAGCGACGTGCTGGCCAAGGTTGCAACAGCGCTCGATCTGCCAGAAGAGGCGCTCCTGCCATCTAAGGAGAGCAAGAGCAAGagccagaagaagaagcggaaGAAAGCCTCAGAGACGGAGCCTCGGGCAAGGCCAGAGAAGAAGGTGTCGTCGAACCCCTTCGATATTTTGGAGACCGAATAG
- a CDS encoding Carboxylic ester hydrolase codes for MKNSVIVSILSFLFSTVVHAALPPSAVVGAGTVVGTTTTLPSSTALVNKFLGIPYAQPPVGDQRFLPPQSLKSFVETPLNATVWSSKCLQYKIIDDGIAESEDCLFLNVFAPAAVGCSSSGRPVLVWIHGGWLREGTASQPMFDGSSFASQQGIVVVTFNYRLNVFGFPNSEQLPLGAQNLGFLDQRLALEWVQANIHAFGGDPAKVTIAGESSGGSSVDRLVTTMHTNQSFRAAALSSGQATVSAIGRDAGPLSWAALVSILGCSGEDETACVRGVDASTVQKVVSDHGLDFSPANDNFTQMELPYLPARAAGDLAPVPILIGSTGQEGTYLAPAYNLDIPNFTEPVLVQFLNGLTGGDSESVGGMLQVIQLVQQTSGISLFHAAAQVYTEIVYQCRPPYSVAPLITDTLKPNLLISQTSAQSGIPTWRYYYNASFPNLAAGGYTSEQLGASHGSDTRMIWGTYPREGATDRQISLSRYLQTIWAGFVKDPLRNGPGWEKVGVDGNNIACIGCVGSETMTLIDSATVDGRCAFYAPFFDKVKTPFLKD; via the exons ATGAAAAATTCAGTGATTGTTTCgattctttcttttctcttcagCACCGTCGTACATGCTGCCTTGCCTCCTTCAGCGGTGGTTGGGGCAGGTACCGTTGTCGGCACTACGACGACTTTACCTTCGTCCACGGCGTTAGTGAACAAGTTCCTGGGCATTCCATACGCCCAACCACCAGTTGGAGATCAACGATTTCTTCCGCCCCAGTCGTTAAAGTCGTTTGTCGAAACACCCCTAAACGCGACTGTATGGAGCAGCAAGTGTTTGCAATACAAGATCA TTGACGACGGTATTGCTGAAAGCGAGGACTGCTTGTTCCTTAATGTGTTTGCGCCGGCCGCGGTGGGCTGTTCAAGTTCCGGACGGCCGGTCCTGGTGTGGATCCACGGCGGGTGGCTCCGAGAGGGAACGGCCAGTCAGCCCATGTTTGACGGGTCCAGCTTCGCGTCCCAACAAGGGATTGTCGTTGTTACCTTCAACTACCGTCTCAATG TATTTGGGTTCCCGAACTCCGAGCAGCTGCCTCTCGGAGCCCAAAACCTCGGCTTTCTTGACCAACGCCTTGCCCTCGAATGGGTGCAAGCTAACATCCATGCCTTTGGCGGAGACCCTGCCAAAGTCACTATTGCCGGCGAATCTTCTGGTGGCTCGTccgtcgaccgcctcgtcACAACCATGCACACAAACCAGAGCTTCCGGGCGGCCGCTTTATCGAGTGGACAGGCAACGGTCAGCGCCATTGGTAGGGATGCCGGTCCCCTATCGTGGGCAGCTCTCGTATCAATTCTGGGATGTAGTGGAGAAGATGAGACTGCATGTGTCCGAGGGGTTGATGCTTCAACAGTGCAGAAAGTCGTTTCTGATCATGGCCTGGATTTCAGCCCAGCCAATGACAACTTTACGCAGATGGAGCTACCGTATCTGCCAGCTCGTGCCGCCGGTGATCTGGCGCCAGTACCAATACTGATCGGCTCGACCGGACAAGAGGGAACTTACTTAGCACCCGCGTATAACCTGGACATCCCCAATTTTACGGAGCCGGTTCTTGTGCAGTTCCTCAACGGCCTTACTGGGGGTGACTCGGAAAGCGTTGGGGGTATGTTACAAGTTATCCAACTTGTACAACAAACGAGTGGAATTTCTCTGTTCCACGCCGCCGCACAAGTCTACACCGAAATTGTTTACCAATGC CGTCCTCCCTATTCAGTTGCTCCGCTCATCACTGACACGCTGAAGCCAAATCTTCTGATTTCCCAGACTTCGGCCCAGAGTGGCATTCCAACATGGAGGTACTACTACAACGCCTCTTTCCCAAACCTGGCTGCAGGGGGGTACACTTCTGAACAACTCGGCGCATCGCATGGTTCTGATACGCGAATGATTTGGGGCACATATCCTCGAGAGGGAGCTACTGACCGACAGATCAGCCTAAGTCGTTACTTGCAGACCATCTGGGCTGGTTTTGTAAAGGATCCTCTCAGAAATGGACCCGGCTGGGAGAAGGTGGGCGTCGATGGGAACAATATTGCTTGCATTGGGTGTGTAGGCAGCGAAACCATGACTCTCATCGACTCGGCCACTGTTGATGGACGATGCGCCTTCTACGCTCCTTTCTTTGACAAGGTCAAGACGCCTTTTTTGAAGGATTAG
- a CDS encoding dihydroflavonol-4-reductase — translation MPCYILLTGANGFVAQHILSQLLQAGHSVRAVVRTQSKADQLSTTFRAFTSAQFETHVVPDITAPSAFDEALTSSRPFDGVIHTASPFNYRAVSSNLEFLEPAVKGTTEILSSITRVAPSVKRVVLTSSMAAVINWGAPKETDPPKVYTDADWNPITWDGALATDSMNLAYSASKTFAEKTAWDFISNKKPGFDLVTINPPMVYGPYVDPAVYKTPEDLNQSNFNLWRNFLEPSLKSTSPLPPNGLHLYVDVRDMARAHVLALLKPEAGGKRFVIGGGGVSNQKIANIFRSTLPKLADRIPRGEPDKAELPKGVFTLDASPAREVLGLEFISPEDTFEQIAIQLAQVAESGNKST, via the coding sequence ATGCCCTGTTATATTCTTCTTACTGGCGCTAATGGCTTCGTCGCCCAGCATATCCTTTctcagcttctgcaggcAGGTCATTCTGTCAGAGCTGTTGTTCGAACACAGTCCAAGGCCGATCAGCTTTCAACTACTTTTAGGGCCTTTACCTCGGCCCAATTCGAAACTCATGTCGTTCCAGACATCACTGCACCTTCGGCGTTCGATGAAGCTCTGACCTCAAGTCGCCCCTTTGATGGGGTTATACATACTGCATCACCTTTCAACTACCGCGCCGTCTCCTCGAACCTCGAATTCCTCGAACCCGCCGTCAAGGGCACTACCGAGATCCTGTCCAGCATCACACGTGTCGCTCCCTCTGTCAAGCGAGTAGTCCTTACAAGCTCCATGGCCGCTGTCATCAACTGGGGCGCGCCGAAGGAAACAGACCCTCCCAAGGTTTATACCGACGCTGACTGGAACCCTATCACCTGGGATGGTGCACTCGCCACCGATTCGATGAATCTCGCCTATAGCGCAAGCAAGACGTTCGCCGAGAAGACAGCTTGGGATTTCATTTCCAACAAGAAGCCTGGGTTTGATCTCGTCACTATCAACCCACCCATGGTGTATGGGCCATATGTTGACCCGGCTGTCTATAAGACGCCCGAGGACCTCAACCAGAGCAACTTCAACCTGTGGCGCAACTTCCTCGAGCCAAGTTTGAAGTCGACATCTCCGTTGCCGCCCAATGGATTGCATCTGTATGTGGACGTGCGCGATATGGCGCGCGCTCATGTTCTTGCGCTGTTGAAGCCCGAGGCTGGCGGCAAGAGATTTGTTattggcggcggtggggTCTCGAACCAGAAAATCGCAAACATTTTCAGAAGCACGCTTCCAAAGCTGGCGGATCGAATTCCCAGGGGCGAGCCCGACAAGGCGGAGTTGCCAAAGGGGGTTTTTACTCTGGATGCGTCACCGGCACGGGAAGTGCTGGGGTTGGAATTCATCAGTCCAGAGGATACTTTCGAGCAGATCGCGATTCAACTGGCTCAAGTTGCTGAGTCGGGAAATAAGAGCACGTAG
- a CDS encoding Zinc-binding dehydrogenase has protein sequence MSETMRAVDIKEGKGPKENLFINPDVLRPIPGDGEVLVKVKAFGINRMDTIQRLGDYPLPPQAPNTLGVEFSGTIHTFGTGNHGDFKQDDEVFGLAYGGAYAEFIAVNHQMLLHKPASLTWEQAAGIPETWITATQALFLVGEFTAGKTVLWHAGMSGVSIAGIQLAKDAGAAAVYATAGSPAKCEFVVREIGATAAFNYKTQDWVTGIKEATNGKGVDIIIDFIGGGGYFQKNLDVAARDAHIVQLGLLGGSKVDGADIEQLLYKRIRIQGSTLRSREIEYQGKLRDRLEEYIPHFETGDLKVVIDTVLPWEEIQKAHGLLEANSTSGKIVCTIS, from the exons ATGAGCGAAACCATGAGAGCAGTCG ATATCAAAGAGGGAAAGGGCCCCAAAGAGAACCTATTCATCAATCCAGATGTGCTGAGGCCTATCCCCGGCGATGGAGAAGTGCTTGTCAAAGTCAAAGCCTTCGGTATCAATCGAATGGATACAATCCAGCGACTTGGCGACTACCCTTTGCCACCACAAGCGCCCAATACTCTCGGTGTGGAATTCAGTGGCACCATCCACACATTCGGTACTGGAAATCACGGGGACTTCAAACAGGATGACGAAGTCTTTGGCCTAGCCTACGGAGGTGCATATGCTGAATTCATCGCTGTGAACCATCAAATGTTGCTGCACAAACCTGCGAGTTTGACCTGGGAGCAAGCTGCCGGCATCCCAGAA ACGTGGATTACCGCTACGCAGGCTTTGTTCCTAGTTGGGGAGTTTACAGCGGGCAAGACAGTGCTCTGGCATGCTGGTATGTCGGGTGTCTCCATTGCTGGCATCCAGCTTGCCAAGGACGCTGGCGCAGCTGCTGTATACGCCACGGCCGGATCGCCTGCGAAATGCGAATTCGTTGTTCGAGAGATAGGGGCAACAGCGGCTTTCAATTATAAAACGCAGGACTGGGTGACAGGCATCAAGGAGGCAACGAACGGCAAGGGAGTagacatcatcatcgatttcatcggcggtggcggctaCTTCCAGAAGAACCTTGATGTCGCTGCTCGAGACGCTCATATTGTGCAGTTGGGCCTGCTGGGAGGAAGCAAGGTCGATGGCGCAGACATTGAGCAACTGCTTTACAAGAGAATTCGAATCCAAGGGAGTACGCTGCGAAGTAGAGAGATCGAATACCAGGGCAAACTCCGGGACAGGCTGGAAGAGTACATTCCGCACTTCGAGACGGGCGATCTCAAGGTGGTTATTGATACGGTTTTACCGTGGGAGGAGATACAAAAGGCTCACGGCTTGTTAGAAGCCAACTCTACTTCGGGGAAGATCGTTTGCACTATTTCATGA